The sequence AATCAGCGACCTGAAGAAGATCCAACGGCTGAAACAACACACGTCAGCCGCACACCGACGCGAAGCCGTTCGCGAAATTATTGATGGGTGCACAGACGACGACTTCGATCTCCAGTTAAAGGAGGCGGTCAAAGACTTATATCTTGAAACCGAGACCAGCAACGACAAATGGAATACCCAAGTCCAATCAGTCTACAAGAAACTAGAAGATATCGTTTCAAACACCGTATCGAAATGGCGAAAACTAACACGAAAAAGATCTGTAGGCGGTCGTGCATACAACCCCCAAAAGTCATTCTGGTCGATTGCCTATTTGGAGGAAGTGAGACGGTTACTGAAAAGTTGGAGCTTCCGCGCTCGTGAAGCCCGCCAAGTCAATCGAGCAAATCGACAATCCCAAGGTGTGTTCGCTTCCCGCCTCCTAGACCATATCAACAACTTGAAACGCGATAGGGTGAAAACTGGAGCAGACTTAGTTATCCAGGCGGCGAGGGGGTATGTGCCGTCCGAATCAGAAGGCTGGGAAGAGAAACATCGTCCTTGCCACGTCCTGTTGTTTGAAGACTTGTTGCGATACCGATTTGCACAAGACCGGTCAAAGAAAGAGAACAATCGCCTTATGAAATGGTGTCATCGGGAAATTCGCCACGAGACAGAAATGCAGGCAGAAATTTACGACATTAGGGTCAGCGACATCGAAGCAGGCTTCAGTAGCCAGTATCACGGTGCGTCTGGAGCCGTCGGCTGCCGAACGATAGTTCTTACCGACGATCTTATTGACCGACAAAAATCAACTATTGAAAAAATGGGGAAAGAACTCTCGCTGAAGGTTTTGAAAAATGGCGTGCGAATACCATGGTACGGCGGTCCCGATTTCACAACACTTAATGCAGCTGGTAACGCAATCAGCACACACGCAGATATCAACGCTGCACAAATGCTTCAAAGAAGGTTCTGGCATTTAAGTGGCGAAGCTTACCGTATACGCGTGGTGGAGGTGGAGGTGGATGGCCAAAAGTACTTGTACCCATCCAGCAAAGGGAAACGAGTCTTGGGGGCCCTGAAAGCAATCACAAAAACAGAAAACGGGTATTCACGATTCCATAAAGCGGACGGTGACTTCTACCAGATAGAATCAATCAAAAAAACACAATGGGAACATGATATAAAAGGACAGGAGAACAAGGCTGAGGCGAGTGAAGATGACGATCTGGCCGTGGTGGAATTCCTGGCAAAGAACGAAGCTGTCTTATTTCGAGACCCATCCGGTCACATTCACCCAAAGAATGAGTGGTACAAACAAAAGGATTTTTGGCGAGAGACTAGAGCAAAAATCGGACGTGCTCTCCAGCCCCCAAGTTGACATCCCACTGGGCCGAAGTTAAGTTCTGTAGCGAGAGTCTATAGGGTTCTCAACTACCAGCAGGAAGTGCCCCGTAGTGGCCTACTATACAGTCACTTACCACCTCTGGGATTTTTTCAGTTCGTTTTTCAAATGCCGTTCGTGGCTGCGAGAAGTTAGGCGCCCGCAAATTGACCGGGCCCTCTCGCATTTGCGATAACTGACTTAGAGAGTATGACTTGCGTTTCGAATGGAATAGTTAATTGCGACAGTGAGCCGGCTTTTCCGGACCTGGCCAGTGAGGTTCTCGCAAGGTGCACCCTAAAGCGTTACCGCTGTGGACATTACACTCACAGGGTCACATTGGCTAAAACGTTCTGAAAGCATTGGCACCGATCTTATGCTTCATCGCAATCGCCTTCAGATCCGGGTCACATTGCCTTGATGTTGACTTCGAGCAACTGAAGGACCTGTGGTCTTGTTCTGGGGAGGCAAAAGATCTGGCCTTCGATCTTGAATACGAGACAGTAACCGGTGCTTCTCGCATTTTCCAGAACTTGTACAACCATCGTCTAGACGAGAAGTGGTACGTCAACCACGGTCGAGCCGACAACTACGGCAAGGACGCATACAACTTGGCCATGCGTCTGCATCGCTATCTGAACTGACTCGCAGCACCGGGGGCCCGGCTAGCCCCCCAACCGAGCTAGCTCTATCAGGGGGCTAGCTTTTCTTTTTCTATCTTTCAGACGATAACGAATTCGAAGGTACGCACACACAGGGGAAACAAATGATCCGACAACAAGTTCCAGATACAATGACTACCGCATCTCTAGCTGTCCGCCAGAATGGGATGTATCAGGTCCGTTGGGTTGATCAACGCACTGGCAAACAGAGACGACTGTCCGCCAAGACCCGTAAGCTCAACGAAGCTAAGAGGTTTCTGACAGAGTGCCAGTACAAACTTGATCTGGACATCGATCCTGCTCATGTTGGCACCATAGGCCATAGTGAGATGCCGTGGAACGACTTCTTCGAAGAATGGATGCGGCTGAAGCTGTCTACCTTCACTCACCGTAACCAACAAACTGAGTTGAGCAGAATCGCAATAGCGACATCAATCATCAGGCCGCCAACCTTAGTGTTCATGTCCAAGCGGAAGACGCTAATCCAGCTGGCCGACGAACTGGCGGCAACCAGAACGCCAGTTACAGCCCGCAGCTATATGAGAAGCGTTGTTTCAATGCTCAACTGGGGATTCCACAGATCGTATCTCGATGCGAAGGTCTCAGCTGTTCCGATCAAGGTGCCAACACCAGACAAGGGTCGACCGCTAAGCGAAGATGAGCAAGAGTTGTACATAGCAACAGCTCGGGAGGTCTGCAGCCAAGATCCTGCTGGGTGGGAGCACCTCATTCGCGGGCTGCTTGCAAGTGGACTCCGTCTCGGCGAATCAATGTCTCTATCCTACGATCGTGGTGCTGACATCCGAATCGATGGGGATAGCATACGGTTCAGTGGCAGAGTACAGAAAAACAAACGCCTGCAAATCATCCCCATGCTGCCGGCCATGATCAAGCTGCTCAATCCCGAAGGGAAAGGCTTTGTATTCAATCCGCTGAACCGTCGTGGTCATCGTTGTGCACCTGGAACCGTTCAGAACTGGCTCGCTCGCATTGGGAAAGAATCAGGCATCGAAGTAAATGACCGAGGTAGATTTGTTTCCGCACATGATTTGCGTCGGACCTACGCTCAGTCCTTAGCATCGGCAGGCGTGGCAGTTCATGATGTCCAATTCGTGATGCGTCATGCGTCAATCAAAACGACCCAAGAGTACTACTTACGACCGGATTCAGAGGTTGTTGGAAGCCGAATCAGGGAACAGTTAGGGAACACCCGAAGCTAAAACAGCTTGACCATTGCGTTTATGTTATGATCATCAGTCATGCAACGCTGGCGACTGAATTTTGTGACAGGAGACGCATGCTGGGAAGCAGATACCGAACGAGAAAGCACAAACACCAAACGGCAGGGAACAGACAAATCAGCAAATGGTCACAGAAGAATCACTCACCAGTTCGCGCTGAGCAAGGAAGCCTGTTGATGTGGTCATCAGTCAATGATCTTGCATCCCTTGTGTCCAACGAACAGTCGTTTTACAGCGGTCACCGCTAAATCAAAAACATGCTCTTTCGCAACCGAGAATCGACCAAGTTAAAACGCACCAAGCCACACTTCGAAGAACTCAACTTATGGCGAGTTCTGGCTGTGGCACCCGATCTCTCCATCACCGAACTGATGGCTGCCAAGGATCGTGGGTTGATTGATCAAAACGGAAATACGCCCGACGAGATCGAAATGTTAAATAATTCTGCCGACCAACGCTGCACAGGAAACAGCAATAACCAGGCTATTTTTAATTGGAATTATTTTAATGCTGCGACTCCACGGACAGCGTCAACAGGCGTAAAATGACAAGCAGACTCAAATCGTCGAGATTTTCAGCTGCGTCAAAACGGGATACCCTCATGAAGCATAACCTCTTCACATGGACGATTCGCGTCATCGTGGCTCATCTGATATTGGTTGGGAACTTACCGGATGTCATCCAAGCCGACTCGCCGAATGCAAATCGATTGACTTACCTTGACGATTTCTGCAACCCCTATTGGCCCGGCTTGGACATGCCCAAGTTGATCACCCCTCAATGGGTCGGCGATAAAAATGTCGAGTGCGTGGTCACCATTGGTATCGACGACATGCGAGACCCGGCACCTTACGAGTCGTATTTACGTCCAATCCTCGAACGACTCAAACAGGTTGATGGGCGCGCGCCGGCCAGCATTCTGACCAACAGCATCAACCCTGAACACCCGCAGCTTGCGACTTGGCTCGAAGAAGGTCTCTCTCTCGAAACGCACACAGCCGATCATCCTTGCCCTTGCCTGCAGGGCGGTCGTTTCGAAACGGCCAAAAGCACCTATGATCGGTGCGTCGACCAGCTCGCCTCTGTGCCGGGCAATCACCCGGTAACGTTTCGCTTTCCTTGTATGGATTCGATGAATACCCCCAGCCCACGGGGCTTTGCGGAAATCATCAATCGCATGACGCCGCAAGGAAATTTTTTACAGATGAGTAGCTCGGTCTGCCAACTGTTCACGCCGGATGATCCGGCTCTTCCCCGAGATCTGGTTTTCAATGAAGACGGCCAGGATCGATTTGCTCGCTATCTGCCGTTCGCTTCTTTCGTCAATAAGATCGAGAACTATCCCTATCCCTACGTGATTGGACAAATCTGCTGGGAATTCCCCTGCATGGTTCCGGATGACTGGCAAGGACAAAATCTGCAGGGTAATGCGAATCGCCAAACGGCTATCGACTATCAGGCCGCCATCGACGCTGCCGTCCATAAGCAGGGCGTCGCGAACCTGGTCTGCCATCCCAACGATTGGATCGGTAATCAGTTGCTCTTCAATGTTGTCGATGAGACGCTCAACAAACATGGCAAACGCGTCATTTTCCTCAATTTCCGTGAGGCGCTTGAACGAATCAACAAGAACCTCTTGTCGGGTCAAAGCATTCGAGCTGCGGACGGCGGCGATAACGGCGTCCGAATACTCGACCTCAACAACGACGGCTATCTGGATGTTGTCATTGGCAATGATCAACTCCGGCAAACGCGGGTCTGGCTTCCGGAACAGCGTAAGTGGCTCGAGACTGAATTTCCTGCACAAAACATCAAAGGGACTGGCGAGCAGCGGTACGACGGGGGAGTGCGGTTTGGCATTTTCCGTGAAGACGGCGCCGCCAGCATGATGGTGCTTAATGAGTCGGAACGAGCAGTATGGCACTTTCACAATGATCGCTGGAAACGTGATGACGATATGCTGCAAGGTTTGGAGATTGACGGCCAGCCGATCTTGGTTGTCAACCAACAAGGTCGGGACCGTGGATTCCGCCTCCGCGACGCAGATGGTGACGGCTGCTGTGAAGTGATCGTTGGCAATCCAGACCAACAGGAGATGCTGCGTTGGAACGCGGATGAAAAGATCTGGCAATCCACCGCGCCGCTGCCTGAGCCCATCGTCGATGCATTAGGACGTGACGCCGGACTGCGATTTGTCGATCTTGATCGAGACGGACATGAAGACTTGCTATTCTCAAACGAACGCCGTTACGCAATCTACATCTATTCCGAGCAGGACTTGGGTTGGACCAACCGCGTTCTGGCAGACTCACGTCGCAATGGCGAAGCGGTCCCCATGGTCGTGCGAAACGGAACGAATAACGGTGCCTGGTTTGCCAACGACCACATGTGGATTCAGAACGAAGACACGAATCGATTATCTGACGGCGTCGACCGGCGTTCATTCGATCAATTGCTAGGTGATTTTCAGTCGCCCCCACGGTCGCCATCTGATGGATTACGATCCCTCCGAACTCGACCCGGCTTTGAGGTCGAATTGGTCGCCGCGGAACCTCTGGTGAAAGATCCCATCGCCTTCGACTGGGGACCCGATGGACGCCTGTGGGTCGTCGAAATGGCCGACTATCCACTCGGGATCGCGGGCAAAGAAAGCGGGGGAGGGCGGATCCGTTTCCTTGAAGATACGGACGGTGACGGGCAATATGACAAGTCGACAATTTTTCTGGATGGTATTCCGTTCCCAACGGGTGTAATGCCTTGGCGCGATGGCGTGTTGATCAGTGCGGCACCCGATATTTTCTTTGCTGCCGATACGGACGGCGACGGGCAAGCCGATCGACGCGAAATCCTTTACCACGGATTTATTGAAGGCAACCAACAACATCGCGTGAACGGATTCGAATGGGGTCTCGACAACTGGGTTTATGTCGCCAATGGTGACAGTGGAGGCACCGTAACGTCGAAAAAAACAGGAACGACGGTCGACATCAGTGGGCGGGATCTACGGATTCGACCCGACAGTGGGGTCATCGATCTGCAGTCTGGCTTCACACAATTTGGACGCCATCGCGACGACTGGGGCAACTGGTTCGGATGCAGCAACAGCTTACCTTTGAGACACTACGTCCTGGCTGACCATTATTTGAGACGGAATCCGCATGCGCGACCTCCGACACCACATCGCGACATCGTCGTCACTGGAAATGCACAAGTGTTTCCCCTCTCTCGCATCCTCAGTCATTGGGAAGGCTACCGTTCGCCTGGCATTGGCGAACCGCATCGTTTCACGTCGGCCTGCAGCACAATGCCCTACCGAGATCAACTATTCGGCCCGGATTTCTACCAAAACACCTACACGTGTGAACCGATCCATAATCTCGTCCATCGTCGCCGCCTCATTCAGACAGGTATCAGCTTTGCGAGTGAGCGGGACGACGACGAAACAAAAAGCGAGTTCCTGGCCTCGACTGACAGCTGGTTTCGTCCAACGATGGCAAAACCCGGCCCAGACGGTGCCCTCTGGATTGCTGATATGTATCGCTTGGTGATCGAGCACACCCAATACATCGACGACCAACGTGAAAAAGAGCTTGACCTGCGGGCCGGCGAAGATCGGGGACGGATCTACCGCGTTTATCCGCGCGGCGAAAAACTTCGTACGATTCCCAAACTGGAACAACTCGAAACTGAAGCCCTCGTCGCGAAGCTTGACAGTCCAAGTGGGTGGCAACGAGATACCGTGCAGCGATTGCTGATTCATCGTGCTGATCCAGCAGCGATCACACCTTTGCGACAAATGCTGAAAAACGATGAACGCCCCCTAGCTCGACTGCACGCACTATGCACGCTGGACGGACTTGACGGCGCGAATACTGAAACCCTGATTGCGGCGCTTTCCGACTCACATCCAGCCGTTCAGCGCCATGCCGTTCGGGTTTCCGAAAAACGACTCGCAGCCTCTCCGCAACTCACCAAACAATTGATCGAAATGGCCTCAAGGAGCGTTACTGCTAATCCCAATCAAACGGGTGGCGACGCACAGCTTCAGCTTCAATTAGCCTACTCGCTTGGCATCTCGACCGATCCCGAAGCAGGCAAGGTACTGGGTCGCCTGGCGATGGCCGAAGACAGTGATCAATACCTGCGCGCGGCTGTCATTAGCTCTCTCAACGAACTCAACCTGCCGTTGGTTCTTGCAGAGGTGACCAAAACAGGTTTGCAGCAGGAACAAAGTCGCGCATTCTTCAGTGACCTGCTCGAGTTAGCGGCCGCTTTCAAGAGCGAAGATGCGATTGAAGAAGCGATTCGCCAGATCAGTCGGAACGATTCGACCGACGACATCGCAGCATGGCAATTCGGCGCGATGGCCAGTCTCCTGGCAGGCCTGGGCAACAACGCTTCGCCAGATGCACCCTTACTCGCCACCGTCACCGATCGCATCCATTCATTCCGTGAACAGGCCAAAATGGTCGCAGCCGATCCGAATGCCCCGCTGCCTTTGCGTCACGACGCCGTTCGCCTATTGGGTCGCTCGCATCGATGGGCCGCGCCGGAAGACGTCCAACGATTGGCCGATTTGCTGGAACCGACGCATGCCGATTCGCTTCAAAGGGTCGCTCTCGAAGCGCTCTCCTACGGCGACGACGCGGAAATTGCCAGCTCGATCCTTGGCAGGATTCCTTCGATGAGTCCCGCCCTACGGGCACAATCGCTCGATCAATTATTGAGTCGCACCGTTTGGATCGAGTTACTGTTAAACGAAGTAGCGGCCAACCGTCTGCCGGCTGGAGAAATCGGTACCATTTTCCAGACTCGACTACTCACGCATCAGGACGAATCACTGCGCAAACAAGCCGAATCTGTGTTTGTTGTGGTCAACAACGATCGGCAGGCCGTGATTAACGCCTATCGCCCTAGTCTGGTTGCCAAAGGAAACTCTGCCCGCGGTGAGTTGCTGTTCGCGAAGCAATGCGGATCGTGCCACCGGATCGGGCAAGTCGGAAAAGAAGTGGGGCCGGACCTGACTGCGATCACAGACCGATCTCCCGCAACGCTGTTAACAGCAGTCCTGGATCCAAACCGATCCGTGGAAGACAAATATCGTGGCTATTCGGTTTTGACAGATGACGGCCGTGTTCAAACTGGGATCATTCCCGCCGAAACGAGCACGACGATTACACTCAAGAATGCTCAGGGTGAAGAATCAGTCATTCTGCGCAGCGAAATCGATTCACTCCGAAGTACAGGGCTCTCGTTAATGCCCACGGGCTTGGAAAAAGAAATCGATAAAAACCAGATGGCAGATCTACTCAGTTTTCTTGGGTCACTGCGGCCTGCGCCAAAATCATTCGAAGGCAATCAGCCGCAGCAAGTGAAGCAAGGCACAGACGGAACGATCGAACTGACCGCCGCCGACTGTCGCATCTACGGTGACTCTCTTGTCTTCGAATCACGCTATGGCAATCTTGGGTTCTGGCAAAGTGCGACCGACGTCGCAGAATGGCTTGTCGAAGTTTCGCGAGCGGGCAGCTATGACGTGATTATCGATTATGCCTGCGATAGCTCAACAGCAAACAACACCTACGCGCTCACGATCGGACTGGAAGAATTGGTCGGCAAAGTAGAAGGCACAGGGACCTGGGATGACTACAGGACGACAACCATCGGTCAGGTTACCCTCAACACTGGCCCTCAACATCTTGTCTTCCGACCTGAACAGGCGCCAGCCGGCTGCTTGATCGATTTACGCGCGGTAATTCTCAAACCCACGAATGGCAATTCCGAATCTTGCCAAGAACCATCTGCTACGACATCACTCGATCCTGACAAATAACCCATCCGCAAAAAATCGCCTGCCGAACGATCAAGCAAGCGATTACGGTATCATCCGACGCCGCCTGCCTGGCGATCGTCATCTGCTAAAATCAATCAGTAACGAATGGTGGCCAGTGCCGGCAAAGCCAGCACAATATAATCCATGTCGACATACTTTATGATCGCACCGTTCAGAAGTCCCATTCGATTGTCGGAAAGAGATTCGGAATTCGACAAAGCGAACAGGCGATTCGGGAGGCCAGTATGGCCAGTACAGCCGCGTTGATTTTTCTGTCTGCAATCCTCAGCATTGGACTCACGATCTGGGGGCTGTTTAATCGGAAACGATCCATTCTCTGTGCAATTGGCGGATTGATCACAACGCTCGGCGCAGCCTTGGGCACATTATATGCTTGGGGTGAATCACGCTCCGTCCCCTGGACGACCGGCTACTTGGTTTTTGTTTTCCTTGGCCTACTCTGCATCATTCGACAGATCTTGCTAACCCAACCATCGAAAGACCAAGCTAAACTGCCGACAAAAATGGACGGCTAAGGTCATGGCAAAAAACACACCAAATATTGCACCTACGGATTCCAGGAGATCTGGATGATGGCACGATGCATGTCGTTCACTTCGTCCATGCTGTTGCTGGCGTTAGCATCCGGCCCGTTAATCGCAGCTGCCCCACCGAATATTTTACTCATCAGCTGCGACAATTTGGGCTATGGTGACCTACCTTGCTACAACCCGGCCTCCGACATCCGTGCTCCTCATCTTGATCGCCTGGCCTCACAGGGAGCTCGCCTGACCAGTTTTTACACGGCGTCACCCACTTGCACCGTCTCCCGCGCCTGTTTACTGACCGGTCGCATCCCGCAACGCCACGGTTTACTTGACCAATTAGCAGGCGTGGCCGGCAACTACGGCATCGGCTTACGTCACCAGGAAATACTTTTGCCGCAGTTTTTAAAGCAATCTGCCACACCCTACGTGACAGGCTGCTTCGGCAAATGGAATATTGGGTTCGCGGCCGGCTCCCGGCCCACCGAGCGAGGTTTTGACGAGTTCGTTGGACATGCTTCGGGCAACCTAGATTACTACCAACACAATTATCGCGAACGGCACGATCTCTATCACGGCACGGAAGAACTTCATCGTGAGGGTGAGTATGTCACCGAGATTTTCTCCAAAGCGGCCGTCGATTTTCTGACTCGTCATCGCCGCACTCAGGACAACACAAGCGGACGTCCTTGGTTCTGTTACCTGCCGTTCAACGCGCCCCATTTCCCGACGGCGAAAAACAAACGAAAAGGGCAACCCAACATCTGGCAAGCGCCTGATGATGCCTTCCACGCAATCCAGCTTTCTCCCAATGAGACAGATCCGCGGCGACGCTACCGGGCCGTCGTATTCGCCCTGGACCGCGCGATTGGCCAAGTTCTCCAGGCACTGGAACAGACGGACCAAACCGAGAACACCTTTGTCTTTTTCATGTCGGACAATGGAGCTTTTTGCTTGGATCGTCGTGGACTGGACGTAGGCATCAACGATCCACTACGAAGCGGAGGTGTGACCACTTGGGAAGGTGGGCTACGCGTCGCCGCAATCGCCCGTTGGCCGGGACATATCCCGGCAGGATCACTCATCGCCGAACCGTTCTGGTCGCCCGACATCTTGATTGCCTGTGCGCAACTATCCAGTATCTCCTTGCCTCGAAACATCACCTTCGACGGTAAGAATCCGCTACCCGTGCTGACCGCCAAAGGGCGGTCACCGCACGAGTCATTCTTTTTTGAGTACCGTCAATATGCGGCACTCCGCAAAGGTGATTGGAAGATCGTTCGTGAGCAGCCCGATCGCCCCTGGCAACTCTTCAACCTGAAAGATGACGTGACTGAGTCAAAGGATCTCGCTCGCAATCGTCCGGACAAAGTCGCGGATCTCAACAAGCTTTTCCAAGCCTGGAAAAAAGAAACCTAACACCGAGACCAACCCTCTCAGGCGATTCACTGTTTTTGAAAACGCGCCTGAGCGGCAGCGGGCCTAAAGCGATTCGGCAACCGCAAATTGGACAATTTACTGCAAACTCTGCGAGCGTTTGGGCGCGCGAAAACTTGCTATGGCCGATTCACTGTGCAAAACTACATCGATGAACATTTATCGATTCTTGACCCTCACGTTGTTACTGTTTACCAACACGATCCTGTTTAGCAACACGGCATTTGGCGCTAAACCGCTCGCGACAGTTTCTGGTACGATCGCGGATGCAGCCACGCAGGAATCCCTGCCCGCCCGCGTTCACGTGCGCGACGACAAGGGACGTTGGCACCTGATTCACTCTGACGGAGGCGATCAGGTTCACTACCGCCGTGAAGTTGCCCGACTACCGAACAGTCCTGAAGTTCACACGACGTTGTCCGCGCATCCCTTTCGTGTGCAATTGCCGCCAGGCCGGTATACGTTTCGTGTGGAACGGGGCAAAGAATACTTACCCATTGTCCGCACGATCGATGTGGCTGATCAACCGGTACAGCTGAAATTTTCATTGCAGCGATGGATCAACATGAGCCAACGCGGATGGTATTCCGGCGATACCCACGTGCACCGGTCACTGGATGAACTGCCTAATGTCGTGATGGCCGAAGACATTAACGTCGCGTTGCCGCTATCGAATTGGGTAACGAAGTCAGATACGGCACCTAGCCAAGGTGATCGATCTGTGGCCACGGAGTTAAAACCCCGCCTAATCCGCGTCGACGACACTCACGTGATTTACCCAATGAACACG is a genomic window of Pirellulaceae bacterium containing:
- a CDS encoding sulfatase-like hydrolase/transferase, whose product is MMARCMSFTSSMLLLALASGPLIAAAPPNILLISCDNLGYGDLPCYNPASDIRAPHLDRLASQGARLTSFYTASPTCTVSRACLLTGRIPQRHGLLDQLAGVAGNYGIGLRHQEILLPQFLKQSATPYVTGCFGKWNIGFAAGSRPTERGFDEFVGHASGNLDYYQHNYRERHDLYHGTEELHREGEYVTEIFSKAAVDFLTRHRRTQDNTSGRPWFCYLPFNAPHFPTAKNKRKGQPNIWQAPDDAFHAIQLSPNETDPRRRYRAVVFALDRAIGQVLQALEQTDQTENTFVFFMSDNGAFCLDRRGLDVGINDPLRSGGVTTWEGGLRVAAIARWPGHIPAGSLIAEPFWSPDILIACAQLSSISLPRNITFDGKNPLPVLTAKGRSPHESFFFEYRQYAALRKGDWKIVREQPDRPWQLFNLKDDVTESKDLARNRPDKVADLNKLFQAWKKET
- a CDS encoding FG-GAP-like repeat-containing protein, translating into MKHNLFTWTIRVIVAHLILVGNLPDVIQADSPNANRLTYLDDFCNPYWPGLDMPKLITPQWVGDKNVECVVTIGIDDMRDPAPYESYLRPILERLKQVDGRAPASILTNSINPEHPQLATWLEEGLSLETHTADHPCPCLQGGRFETAKSTYDRCVDQLASVPGNHPVTFRFPCMDSMNTPSPRGFAEIINRMTPQGNFLQMSSSVCQLFTPDDPALPRDLVFNEDGQDRFARYLPFASFVNKIENYPYPYVIGQICWEFPCMVPDDWQGQNLQGNANRQTAIDYQAAIDAAVHKQGVANLVCHPNDWIGNQLLFNVVDETLNKHGKRVIFLNFREALERINKNLLSGQSIRAADGGDNGVRILDLNNDGYLDVVIGNDQLRQTRVWLPEQRKWLETEFPAQNIKGTGEQRYDGGVRFGIFREDGAASMMVLNESERAVWHFHNDRWKRDDDMLQGLEIDGQPILVVNQQGRDRGFRLRDADGDGCCEVIVGNPDQQEMLRWNADEKIWQSTAPLPEPIVDALGRDAGLRFVDLDRDGHEDLLFSNERRYAIYIYSEQDLGWTNRVLADSRRNGEAVPMVVRNGTNNGAWFANDHMWIQNEDTNRLSDGVDRRSFDQLLGDFQSPPRSPSDGLRSLRTRPGFEVELVAAEPLVKDPIAFDWGPDGRLWVVEMADYPLGIAGKESGGGRIRFLEDTDGDGQYDKSTIFLDGIPFPTGVMPWRDGVLISAAPDIFFAADTDGDGQADRREILYHGFIEGNQQHRVNGFEWGLDNWVYVANGDSGGTVTSKKTGTTVDISGRDLRIRPDSGVIDLQSGFTQFGRHRDDWGNWFGCSNSLPLRHYVLADHYLRRNPHARPPTPHRDIVVTGNAQVFPLSRILSHWEGYRSPGIGEPHRFTSACSTMPYRDQLFGPDFYQNTYTCEPIHNLVHRRRLIQTGISFASERDDDETKSEFLASTDSWFRPTMAKPGPDGALWIADMYRLVIEHTQYIDDQREKELDLRAGEDRGRIYRVYPRGEKLRTIPKLEQLETEALVAKLDSPSGWQRDTVQRLLIHRADPAAITPLRQMLKNDERPLARLHALCTLDGLDGANTETLIAALSDSHPAVQRHAVRVSEKRLAASPQLTKQLIEMASRSVTANPNQTGGDAQLQLQLAYSLGISTDPEAGKVLGRLAMAEDSDQYLRAAVISSLNELNLPLVLAEVTKTGLQQEQSRAFFSDLLELAAAFKSEDAIEEAIRQISRNDSTDDIAAWQFGAMASLLAGLGNNASPDAPLLATVTDRIHSFREQAKMVAADPNAPLPLRHDAVRLLGRSHRWAAPEDVQRLADLLEPTHADSLQRVALEALSYGDDAEIASSILGRIPSMSPALRAQSLDQLLSRTVWIELLLNEVAANRLPAGEIGTIFQTRLLTHQDESLRKQAESVFVVVNNDRQAVINAYRPSLVAKGNSARGELLFAKQCGSCHRIGQVGKEVGPDLTAITDRSPATLLTAVLDPNRSVEDKYRGYSVLTDDGRVQTGIIPAETSTTITLKNAQGEESVILRSEIDSLRSTGLSLMPTGLEKEIDKNQMADLLSFLGSLRPAPKSFEGNQPQQVKQGTDGTIELTAADCRIYGDSLVFESRYGNLGFWQSATDVAEWLVEVSRAGSYDVIIDYACDSSTANNTYALTIGLEELVGKVEGTGTWDDYRTTTIGQVTLNTGPQHLVFRPEQAPAGCLIDLRAVILKPTNGNSESCQEPSATTSLDPDK
- a CDS encoding site-specific integrase; protein product: MLNWGFHRSYLDAKVSAVPIKVPTPDKGRPLSEDEQELYIATAREVCSQDPAGWEHLIRGLLASGLRLGESMSLSYDRGADIRIDGDSIRFSGRVQKNKRLQIIPMLPAMIKLLNPEGKGFVFNPLNRRGHRCAPGTVQNWLARIGKESGIEVNDRGRFVSAHDLRRTYAQSLASAGVAVHDVQFVMRHASIKTTQEYYLRPDSEVVGSRIREQLGNTRS
- the cas12b gene encoding type V CRISPR-associated protein Cas12b; translation: SGLFFPIEKEDELWAKHERSFLLSLPDAPSGLATRTARDVPFNEIKSLRVKISDLKKIQRLKQHTSAAHRREAVREIIDGCTDDDFDLQLKEAVKDLYLETETSNDKWNTQVQSVYKKLEDIVSNTVSKWRKLTRKRSVGGRAYNPQKSFWSIAYLEEVRRLLKSWSFRAREARQVNRANRQSQGVFASRLLDHINNLKRDRVKTGADLVIQAARGYVPSESEGWEEKHRPCHVLLFEDLLRYRFAQDRSKKENNRLMKWCHREIRHETEMQAEIYDIRVSDIEAGFSSQYHGASGAVGCRTIVLTDDLIDRQKSTIEKMGKELSLKVLKNGVRIPWYGGPDFTTLNAAGNAISTHADINAAQMLQRRFWHLSGEAYRIRVVEVEVDGQKYLYPSSKGKRVLGALKAITKTENGYSRFHKADGDFYQIESIKKTQWEHDIKGQENKAEASEDDDLAVVEFLAKNEAVLFRDPSGHIHPKNEWYKQKDFWRETRAKIGRALQPPS